The following proteins are co-located in the Candidatus Paracaedibacter acanthamoebae genome:
- the ruvC gene encoding crossover junction endodeoxyribonuclease RuvC, whose translation MAEVVRILGLDPGLRNAGWGIIESQGNRLIHVAHGVVHSDSSLSLSSRLQQIYQGLQQIIANFQPDEAAVEETFVNANAASALKLGMARGVVLLAPAVHSMPVGEYSANKVKKSVVGVGHADKTQVAAMVQRLLPAAGMVTADAADALAVAICHVHHRQLNQKLGLLRA comes from the coding sequence ATGGCAGAGGTTGTCCGTATCCTTGGTCTTGATCCGGGTTTGCGCAATGCGGGATGGGGAATCATAGAAAGTCAGGGCAACCGTTTAATTCATGTGGCGCATGGCGTAGTGCATTCTGATTCATCTTTATCCTTGAGCTCAAGGTTGCAGCAAATCTACCAAGGTCTACAACAGATTATTGCAAATTTCCAACCCGATGAGGCGGCGGTAGAAGAAACCTTTGTGAATGCTAATGCGGCTTCCGCTTTAAAACTGGGGATGGCTCGGGGGGTGGTTTTGCTTGCACCCGCTGTCCATTCTATGCCTGTGGGCGAATATTCCGCCAATAAAGTAAAGAAGTCCGTGGTGGGAGTAGGCCACGCGGATAAGACTCAAGTGGCAGCCATGGTGCAGCGGTTATTACCCGCAGCAGGAATGGTTACAGCCGATGCCGCTGATGCTTTGGCGGTTGCCATTTGCCATGTGCATCATCGTCAACTGAATCAAAAGTTAGGGTTATTGCGGGCGTGA
- a CDS encoding VOC family protein produces MQPRINIITLGTHDLAAAIHFYEDGLSFPRMSFEGDVAFFNLNGSCLAVYPWELLAKDATVAKEGTGFRGITLAHNVNSEAEVNVVLEQAKAAGANIVKPAQATDWGGFSGYFSDLDGHLWEVAFNPIFWPGPPDIGISN; encoded by the coding sequence ATGCAGCCAAGAATAAATATCATAACACTGGGGACCCATGATTTAGCGGCGGCCATCCATTTTTATGAAGATGGACTGAGTTTCCCCAGGATGTCTTTTGAAGGGGATGTAGCATTTTTTAATCTTAATGGATCATGTCTTGCCGTTTATCCATGGGAATTGCTTGCTAAGGATGCCACTGTTGCTAAGGAAGGGACCGGTTTCCGAGGTATTACTCTAGCCCATAATGTGAATAGTGAAGCCGAGGTTAATGTTGTATTGGAACAGGCTAAAGCTGCGGGGGCTAACATTGTGAAGCCAGCTCAAGCAACTGATTGGGGAGGGTTTTCAGGGTATTTTTCAGATTTAGATGGACATCTGTGGGAAGTAGCCTTTAACCCAATCTTTTGGCCAGGACCCCCAGATATAGGGATTTCTAATTAA
- a CDS encoding YebC/PmpR family DNA-binding transcriptional regulator, producing the protein MAGHSQFKNIMYRKGAQDAKRARMFAKITREIIVSARMGADPSSNPRLRAAMAAARGANMPKDNVDRAIKKALGGEDTANYEEVRYEGYGPGGTALIVESLTDNRNRTASEVRSAFTKCGGNMGETGSVAFMFDRVGVIRLSKAVGSYDDVFEKAVDAGADNLEEDGDFYEVLTGLDNFAMVRDALSLSYEDISESKLMWRPQNTISVDEEAAQKIIKLIDTLEDSDDVQNVYCNFDVSDDILAKLA; encoded by the coding sequence ATGGCAGGACATTCACAATTTAAAAATATTATGTACCGTAAAGGGGCCCAGGATGCTAAACGGGCTCGTATGTTTGCAAAAATTACGCGTGAAATTATTGTTTCGGCACGCATGGGGGCTGATCCATCCTCTAATCCACGTTTGCGAGCGGCAATGGCTGCAGCTCGAGGGGCTAATATGCCAAAAGACAACGTTGATCGGGCCATTAAGAAAGCGTTAGGGGGCGAAGATACAGCGAACTATGAAGAAGTACGCTACGAAGGATATGGGCCTGGTGGAACAGCGTTGATTGTGGAATCTTTGACCGATAACCGTAACCGAACAGCTTCTGAAGTTCGTTCTGCCTTTACCAAATGTGGCGGCAATATGGGTGAAACGGGTAGTGTTGCCTTTATGTTTGATCGGGTCGGGGTGATCCGTTTGTCTAAAGCTGTGGGAAGCTATGACGATGTTTTTGAAAAAGCTGTCGACGCTGGGGCGGATAATTTGGAAGAGGATGGTGATTTTTATGAGGTTCTTACTGGCCTCGATAATTTTGCCATGGTGCGCGATGCCTTAAGTCTAAGCTATGAGGATATTTCTGAATCAAAATTGATGTGGCGCCCTCAAAATACTATTTCCGTTGATGAAGAAGCCGCTCAAAAAATCATCAAGTTAATTGATACCCTCGAAGATAGTGATGACGTGCAAAATGTTTACTGTAATTTTGATGTATCAGACGACATTTTAGCTAAGTTGGCTTGA
- a CDS encoding MFS transporter gives MSQLLPLASSEPQRPVVRPNIVLFALAMGGFAIGTTEFASMSLVPYFSHDLQIDEPTAGHVISAYALGVVIGAPLIALLAARFPRRQLLLALMAVFALGNFLTALSPSYSWMLSLRFLSGLPHGAYFGVAALVAASLVPFRQRTQAVARTMLGLTVATIIGVPLANWIGQTIGWRFGFILVSLLALITVMLVWQFAPQDRPKSTTSPLQELSALKRKQVWITLGMGAIGFGGLFAVYTYAASTMLNITHVSPHLIPVVLGIFGLGMTCGTLWAAWAADRRLMLTAGGLLLWSAVWLAFYPLVTRNIWALSIVIFMIGTGGGLGTVLQTRLMDVAGDAQTLAAALNHSAFNFANALGPFLGGLAIHAGYGFPSTGWVGCGLALGGFIFWCFAMRDEVREKRAVVKSQA, from the coding sequence ATGTCGCAACTGTTGCCGCTCGCCTCCTCAGAACCACAGCGCCCTGTTGTTCGTCCAAACATTGTCCTGTTTGCGCTGGCGATGGGCGGTTTTGCCATCGGCACCACTGAATTTGCCAGCATGAGCCTTGTCCCCTATTTTTCCCATGATCTCCAAATTGACGAACCCACTGCTGGGCACGTCATTAGTGCTTATGCTTTAGGAGTGGTTATTGGTGCTCCCCTCATCGCCTTACTGGCAGCACGCTTTCCTCGGCGTCAATTATTGCTCGCATTGATGGCTGTTTTCGCTCTCGGCAATTTCCTAACAGCGCTTTCGCCATCCTATTCCTGGATGCTGTCCCTTCGTTTCCTGAGCGGGTTACCCCATGGTGCTTACTTTGGGGTTGCAGCGCTTGTCGCGGCCTCACTAGTCCCTTTTCGCCAACGGACCCAAGCAGTAGCGCGGACCATGCTGGGGTTAACTGTTGCTACCATTATTGGTGTCCCTTTGGCGAACTGGATCGGTCAAACCATCGGCTGGCGTTTTGGCTTTATCTTAGTAAGCCTGTTGGCTCTCATCACCGTTATGCTTGTCTGGCAATTTGCACCGCAAGATCGCCCGAAATCAACAACTAGCCCGCTGCAAGAATTATCGGCTCTCAAACGTAAGCAAGTATGGATAACACTGGGGATGGGCGCCATTGGTTTTGGTGGCCTGTTTGCTGTCTATACCTACGCGGCATCAACCATGCTTAACATCACCCATGTCTCGCCGCATCTGATTCCCGTGGTTTTAGGCATTTTTGGATTAGGAATGACTTGCGGCACTCTATGGGCTGCGTGGGCCGCCGACCGACGTCTGATGCTCACTGCTGGGGGACTATTGTTATGGAGCGCTGTGTGGCTCGCTTTTTATCCCTTAGTAACACGCAATATCTGGGCTCTATCAATTGTAATTTTTATGATCGGTACAGGTGGGGGCTTAGGCACGGTGTTGCAAACTCGTCTTATGGATGTGGCCGGCGATGCTCAAACCTTAGCGGCAGCGCTCAACCACAGCGCGTTCAATTTCGCCAATGCCCTGGGCCCCTTTTTAGGCGGTCTTGCCATTCATGCCGGCTATGGCTTTCCTTCCACCGGCTGGGTTGGGTGCGGTTTAGCTTTAGGTGGCTTTATCTTTTGGTGCTTCGCAATGCGTGATGAGGTAAGAGAAAAACGAGCTGTAGTTAAATCCCAGGCTTAG
- a CDS encoding GIY-YIG nuclease family protein, with translation MKLYYVYILKTVYNPSRYYVGFTMDLEKRLVEHNSLFLLLISPLVTS, from the coding sequence ATGAAATTGTATTATGTCTATATTCTTAAAACAGTTTATAACCCAAGCCGGTATTATGTAGGATTTACAATGGATCTTGAAAAAAGGTTAGTTGAACATAATTCATTATTTTTACTTTTAATATCACCTCTGGTAACTTCTTAA
- a CDS encoding YnfA family protein — translation MITVVAYIGAAIAEIAGCFSFWAWLKLDKSIWWLLPGIGSLVLFAYLLTFIESDQAGRAYAAYGGVYIIASLCWLWFIEGVKPYLTDWVGAGLCLIGAGVILIGAKVDG, via the coding sequence GTGATCACTGTTGTTGCTTATATAGGAGCCGCAATTGCCGAAATCGCTGGTTGTTTCAGTTTTTGGGCATGGCTGAAGCTTGATAAATCAATCTGGTGGTTATTGCCAGGGATAGGCTCTTTGGTGTTATTTGCTTATCTGTTAACTTTCATAGAATCCGACCAAGCCGGCCGTGCGTATGCAGCTTATGGTGGTGTTTACATCATCGCATCGCTGTGTTGGTTATGGTTTATTGAGGGGGTTAAACCCTATCTAACTGATTGGGTTGGCGCGGGGCTCTGCCTTATCGGAGCGGGGGTTATCTTAATTGGGGCAAAAGTGGATGGATAA
- a CDS encoding DEAD/DEAH box helicase: protein MENFDSLGLPEAILHSLKRLNFEKPTPIQAQTIPLALEGKDILGSAQTGTGKTAAYALPLLAYLMANPNRTALVLTPTRELAQQVLEGMRGFMGRDSKIWMTLLIGGDSMGKQLQQLRNRPRLIIGTPGRINDHLERGTLKLDRTGFLVLDETDRMLDMGFVVQLERIAEYMNPERQTLMFSATIAPTIERLAGEYLNDPVRISVGSTTKAAEKITQEVIKTSDADKFGLLVDTLNQKQGTFIVFVKTKHGTEKLAKKLNDEGHSADAIHGDLRQSRRSNVISAFRRGKNRVLVATDVAARGLDIPHIEYVVNFDLPQAPEDFIHRIGRTGRAGAEGTAISFVSATEIGKWRAICRLMHPEDRAKGMEGFDRDDRSSRTNRNRRPEQSRRRSNDSRTSDGWRSSPSDDRQGKRSESRGRAASDDRRGSKLGSWSPNVDALQSAASSSSDKRAPAAERKFQERRVDGKSTDRRSEGKFGGQRTDGKPGERRSEGGFGGRPSAGRFSDSKPGARRSEGGFGGRGSGGGFSEKRGGGDRKVSAPRPGRNSGQPKVAKARAR, encoded by the coding sequence ATGGAAAACTTTGACTCCCTCGGTTTGCCCGAGGCAATACTACATTCCCTAAAACGGTTGAATTTTGAAAAGCCGACACCGATTCAGGCTCAGACCATTCCGCTTGCCCTAGAGGGGAAAGATATTTTGGGATCTGCCCAAACGGGTACCGGTAAAACTGCAGCTTATGCCTTGCCCTTGCTTGCCTATTTGATGGCAAATCCTAATAGGACCGCTTTGGTGCTGACCCCCACCCGGGAATTGGCCCAGCAAGTCCTTGAAGGTATGCGCGGATTTATGGGGCGCGACAGCAAAATTTGGATGACGTTATTAATCGGCGGTGATTCCATGGGTAAGCAATTACAACAATTGCGCAATCGTCCGCGTCTGATCATCGGAACACCGGGACGAATTAATGACCATTTGGAACGCGGCACCTTGAAACTTGATCGTACCGGCTTTTTAGTTTTAGATGAAACAGATCGGATGCTGGACATGGGATTTGTGGTTCAGCTAGAACGTATCGCTGAGTATATGAATCCTGAGCGCCAAACCTTAATGTTCTCGGCAACAATTGCGCCAACAATTGAGCGTCTTGCCGGTGAATACTTAAATGATCCCGTGCGTATTTCTGTTGGTTCAACCACCAAGGCTGCTGAAAAAATTACTCAAGAGGTTATAAAAACATCTGATGCAGACAAGTTTGGTTTGTTGGTTGACACCCTTAACCAAAAGCAAGGAACCTTCATCGTCTTCGTAAAGACAAAGCACGGAACTGAGAAATTAGCTAAAAAACTCAATGACGAAGGCCATTCCGCTGATGCAATCCATGGAGACTTGCGCCAAAGCCGTCGTTCTAACGTGATTAGTGCTTTTCGTCGAGGAAAGAATCGTGTGTTGGTAGCAACAGACGTTGCAGCACGCGGGCTTGATATTCCCCATATTGAATATGTGGTGAACTTTGATTTACCCCAAGCACCTGAGGACTTTATTCACCGCATTGGGCGGACAGGTCGAGCCGGAGCTGAAGGGACAGCGATTAGCTTTGTTTCTGCGACTGAAATTGGAAAATGGCGTGCAATTTGCCGGTTGATGCATCCAGAAGATCGGGCCAAAGGCATGGAAGGATTTGACCGTGACGATCGTAGCTCTCGGACCAACCGGAATCGGCGCCCCGAGCAGTCCCGTCGGCGATCCAACGATAGCCGAACATCTGATGGTTGGAGAAGTTCCCCAAGTGATGACCGTCAGGGTAAAAGATCAGAGAGCCGGGGTAGAGCAGCAAGTGATGACCGTCGTGGCAGTAAGTTAGGCAGTTGGAGCCCCAATGTTGATGCTCTTCAAAGTGCAGCCTCTTCCTCTAGCGATAAAAGAGCCCCAGCGGCAGAGCGTAAGTTCCAAGAACGTCGTGTCGACGGTAAGTCAACCGATCGTCGTTCAGAGGGCAAATTTGGTGGTCAGCGTACTGATGGGAAACCAGGTGAGCGTCGCAGCGAAGGCGGCTTTGGTGGTCGACCCTCAGCTGGTCGTTTCTCAGATAGTAAGCCAGGGGCACGCCGCTCCGAGGGTGGTTTCGGAGGCCGTGGTTCAGGCGGTGGTTTTTCTGAAAAGCGTGGGGGCGGTGACCGTAAGGTTAGTGCGCCGCGTCCTGGCAGAAATAGTGGCCAACCAAAAGTTGCTAAAGCTCGGGCTCGCTAA